From the Candidatus Edwardsbacteria bacterium genome, one window contains:
- the rmuC gene encoding DNA recombination protein RmuC → MTVLYVLLTAVIVIFGLGMFLMQRRTDRALRELKDSTKNDQSLNLMSQWLQDTKTSLDGRLQETRQTLDSRLAEVDRKIGNSMESVSQRLEGNTKTVGDRLDSAARVIGEVQKQLGVLSKATDAMQEMGKDISSLQDILRSPKLRGGMGEYFLGDLLAQILPPHHFELQYTFRSGEKVDAVVRLSDKLVPVDAKFPLENFQKMLTAQSDEERRTWRRKFVSDVKKHADAIASKYILPDEGTFDFALMYIPAENVYYETIIKDENFGEEKSISTYAIERKVIPVSPNSLYAYLQAIILGLRGMKVEERAQEIIESLSRLAGDLSKFRGEFDVVGTHIGNAWKKYEEAEKRLVRFEERLESVEGKHLEQTKEITE, encoded by the coding sequence ATGACCGTGCTGTATGTTCTATTGACGGCTGTTATTGTGATATTCGGGCTGGGGATGTTCCTGATGCAGAGACGGACCGACCGGGCCCTGCGGGAGCTCAAGGATTCCACCAAGAATGACCAGTCCCTCAACCTGATGAGCCAGTGGCTGCAGGACACCAAAACCTCCCTGGACGGCCGCCTGCAGGAGACCCGGCAGACCCTGGATTCCCGGCTGGCCGAGGTGGACCGCAAGATCGGCAATTCCATGGAATCGGTCAGCCAGCGGCTGGAGGGCAACACCAAAACGGTGGGGGACCGGCTGGACAGCGCCGCCCGGGTGATCGGCGAGGTCCAGAAACAGCTGGGGGTGCTCTCCAAGGCCACCGACGCCATGCAGGAGATGGGAAAGGATATCTCGTCATTGCAGGATATCCTCCGGTCGCCCAAGCTGCGGGGCGGGATGGGGGAATATTTCCTGGGCGACCTGCTGGCCCAGATCCTGCCTCCCCACCATTTCGAACTGCAGTACACCTTCCGCTCCGGAGAGAAGGTGGACGCCGTGGTCAGGCTGTCCGACAAGCTGGTGCCGGTGGACGCCAAGTTCCCGCTGGAGAATTTTCAGAAAATGCTGACGGCCCAGAGCGACGAGGAACGCAGGACCTGGCGCCGGAAATTCGTTTCCGACGTCAAAAAGCACGCCGATGCCATAGCCTCCAAATACATCCTGCCGGACGAGGGGACCTTCGACTTCGCCCTGATGTACATCCCGGCCGAGAACGTCTATTACGAGACCATCATCAAGGACGAGAACTTCGGCGAGGAAAAATCCATCTCCACCTATGCCATCGAACGGAAGGTGATCCCGGTCTCGCCCAACTCGCTCTATGCCTATCTGCAGGCCATCATCCTGGGCCTGCGTGGCATGAAGGTGGAGGAGAGAGCCCAGGAGATAATCGAATCATTGTCCCGCCTGGCGGGGGACCTGAGCAAATTCCGGGGGGAGTTCGACGTGGTGGGCACCCATATCGGCAACGCCTGGAAGAAATACGAGGAGGCCGAGAAGAGGCTGGTCCGCTTCGAGGAGCGGCTGGAGAGCGTGGAGGGAAAACATCTGGAGCAGACCAAGGAGATAACCGAATAG
- a CDS encoding DUF4833 domain-containing protein, with protein MRKLMIATLALSVLGGLALAQSTQPLFHIERTKNANKLYYEARIGPDGKIDAEDPIKVYWIMWAKDSTGKTTEGMNFIERAKVYGYNINADSTGRIFKMTLKPFKERLIKVYLKDNVARAEMTINCRPAYFEKMFIYAKGDSKPDSIRLSGYDVDGGKEISEMFLPNKK; from the coding sequence ATGAGAAAGTTGATGATAGCAACCCTGGCGCTGTCCGTACTGGGCGGCCTGGCTCTGGCTCAAAGCACCCAGCCGTTGTTCCATATCGAGCGGACCAAGAACGCCAATAAACTTTACTACGAGGCCCGGATCGGCCCCGACGGAAAGATAGACGCCGAGGATCCCATCAAGGTCTATTGGATCATGTGGGCCAAGGATTCCACCGGGAAGACCACCGAGGGCATGAATTTCATCGAGCGGGCCAAGGTCTACGGGTATAACATCAATGCCGACAGCACCGGGAGGATATTCAAAATGACGCTTAAGCCTTTTAAGGAGCGTCTGATCAAGGTCTATCTTAAGGACAATGTGGCCAGGGCCGAGATGACCATCAATTGCCGGCCGGCCTATTTCGAAAAGATGTTCATCTATGCCAAGGGGGATTCCAAACCCGATTCGATCAGACTGTCCGGCTATGATGTGGACGGCGGCAAAGAGATATCCGAAATGTTTCTGCCCAACAAGAAATGA
- the ruvB gene encoding Holliday junction branch migration DNA helicase RuvB — protein sequence MTDKITIPDVLEGDLEFDSSVRPVSFDEFVGQDKIKGNLKVFIQAAQGRGEAIDHMLFCGPPGLGKTTLAHIIAKEMGAQIKATTGPVLERPADLAGILTNLGEHDVLFIDEIHRINRMVEEYIYPAMEDYCIDIMIDKGPSARSVRLNLPKFTLIGATTRAGLLTAPMRARFGMINRLDYYTHGDLEQIIMRSARILGVSIDPGGAREIAQRSRGTPRVANRLLRRVRDFAQVEGDGNVTAAIAQRSLLRLEVDEVGLDEMDKRILEAIIKKFNGGPVGLNTLAVAVGEESDTVEEVYEPYLIQEGFLMRTPRGREATERAYMHLGLRPMKKQTEML from the coding sequence ATGACAGATAAAATCACCATACCAGATGTCCTGGAGGGCGATCTTGAGTTCGATTCCTCGGTCCGGCCGGTAAGCTTCGACGAGTTCGTGGGCCAGGACAAGATCAAGGGCAACCTCAAGGTCTTCATCCAGGCCGCCCAGGGCCGGGGCGAGGCCATAGACCACATGCTGTTCTGCGGGCCTCCGGGGCTGGGCAAGACCACTTTGGCCCACATCATCGCCAAGGAGATGGGGGCCCAGATCAAGGCCACCACCGGACCGGTGCTGGAGCGCCCGGCCGACCTGGCCGGGATACTGACCAACCTGGGCGAACACGATGTGCTGTTCATCGACGAGATCCACCGCATCAACCGGATGGTGGAGGAATACATCTACCCGGCCATGGAGGACTACTGCATAGACATCATGATCGACAAGGGCCCCAGCGCCCGCTCGGTGCGGCTTAATCTGCCCAAATTCACCCTGATCGGGGCCACCACCCGGGCCGGGCTTTTAACGGCCCCCATGCGGGCCCGTTTCGGCATGATCAACCGGCTGGACTATTACACCCATGGCGATCTGGAGCAGATCATCATGCGCTCGGCCAGGATCCTGGGCGTCAGCATCGATCCCGGCGGGGCCCGGGAGATCGCCCAGCGCTCCCGGGGAACACCCCGGGTGGCCAACCGCCTGCTGCGCCGGGTGCGCGATTTCGCACAGGTGGAGGGCGACGGCAACGTCACCGCGGCCATCGCCCAGAGGTCATTATTGCGGCTGGAGGTGGACGAGGTGGGCCTGGACGAGATGGACAAAAGGATACTGGAGGCCATCATCAAGAAGTTCAACGGTGGGCCGGTGGGCCTGAACACCCTGGCGGTGGCGGTGGGCGAGGAGTCCGATACGGTGGAGGAGGTCTACGAGCCGTACCTGATCCAGGAGGGCTTTTTGATGAGGACCCCCAGAGGCCGGGAGGCTACAGAGAGAGCATACATGCATTTGGGGTTGAGACCAATGAAAAAGCAAACGGAAATGCTGTAA
- a CDS encoding patatin-like phospholipase family protein → MTDKKKIGLALAGGVGYCMTHIGVLQALEHSNLKPDIIAGTSGGALIGALYASGIRLDRIEEIAKSIKWNKLMGPHFLFQGLGSSKPIEDLMDELLGKGRRFADLNTRLLVSAVDLVSEQKIMFPEDESQTISLPVRASCSLPLVFSPVRYQDRLLVDGGMLVPLPVRELKAAGADFVIAADFKAARDEPKNMFDVALRTLRIANQERVDDAMKAADIMIESHIGGGSRWDLAAATDLIKVGRMAAEDILAKNGEKIKAIRE, encoded by the coding sequence ATGACTGATAAGAAAAAGATCGGCCTGGCCCTGGCCGGCGGAGTGGGCTACTGCATGACCCATATCGGAGTCCTGCAGGCGTTGGAGCATTCCAACCTTAAACCGGACATCATCGCCGGAACCTCGGGCGGGGCCCTGATCGGAGCCCTGTATGCCTCGGGCATCCGGCTGGACCGGATAGAGGAGATCGCCAAATCCATCAAGTGGAACAAGCTGATGGGGCCGCATTTCCTGTTCCAGGGCCTGGGCTCTTCCAAACCCATTGAGGACCTGATGGATGAACTGCTGGGCAAGGGCCGGCGGTTCGCCGATCTCAATACCCGGCTGCTGGTCTCGGCGGTGGACCTGGTCAGCGAACAGAAGATCATGTTTCCCGAGGATGAATCCCAGACCATCTCCTTGCCGGTCCGGGCCTCCTGCAGCCTGCCGCTGGTATTTTCCCCGGTGCGCTACCAGGACCGGCTGCTGGTTGACGGCGGGATGCTGGTGCCGCTGCCGGTGCGCGAGCTCAAGGCGGCCGGAGCGGATTTTGTGATCGCGGCCGATTTCAAGGCGGCCCGGGACGAGCCCAAGAACATGTTCGACGTGGCCCTGCGCACCCTGCGGATAGCCAACCAGGAAAGGGTGGATGATGCCATGAAGGCCGCCGACATCATGATCGAGAGCCATATCGGCGGGGGCAGCCGCTGGGACCTGGCGGCCGCGACCGACCTGATAAAAGTCGGCCGGATGGCGGCCGAGGATATCCTGGCCAAGAACGGCGAAAAGATCAAAGCAATAAGGGAGTGA
- a CDS encoding 4Fe-4S binding protein yields MIRKLFLPAFLAAAFFWVAASAEEIRTGEILVDTALTISGIAQANGIPEAKLLKGLKLEPGATLLKLSQAGRSTEQASSVIRKIKVVQATENAKDWRLILSKFALWIIGLKVATILLMKKGVTGRIRLIWMIGTALLYGFILGSDPNPMGTVKDAIVLYGTEGVVFPPRMAALGVFLLLVFVSNKSICGWGCHFGALQDAVSFSPVKKFKLPFWLTNGLRITVLAGIILAVFAWRLDWVGLIDPFKVFNLKMADIGLGGVLFISLMLILSLFFYRPWCQLFCPFGLAGWVVEQFSLLSPRIDRRECIKCLNCVRVCPTRAMEGIYDDRKIHADCFACGRCIGNCPVKAIKWDRSNKKQ; encoded by the coding sequence ATGATCAGAAAGCTGTTCCTTCCTGCGTTTTTGGCAGCGGCCTTTTTCTGGGTTGCTGCATCTGCCGAAGAGATCAGAACCGGGGAAATCCTGGTCGACACCGCGCTGACCATTTCGGGGATAGCCCAGGCCAATGGGATCCCGGAGGCAAAACTACTCAAGGGGCTGAAACTGGAACCGGGTGCAACGTTGCTGAAATTATCCCAGGCCGGCCGCAGCACTGAGCAGGCATCATCGGTGATCCGCAAAATAAAGGTGGTGCAGGCCACCGAGAACGCCAAGGACTGGCGGCTGATATTGTCCAAGTTCGCCCTGTGGATCATCGGCCTGAAGGTTGCGACGATCCTGTTGATGAAAAAAGGGGTCACCGGCCGGATCCGCCTGATATGGATGATCGGCACGGCTCTCCTCTACGGATTCATCCTGGGCAGCGATCCCAATCCCATGGGCACTGTCAAAGATGCCATCGTACTGTATGGAACAGAAGGGGTCGTATTCCCTCCCCGGATGGCGGCCCTGGGGGTATTCCTGCTGTTGGTGTTCGTTTCCAACAAGTCCATCTGCGGATGGGGATGCCACTTCGGGGCCCTACAGGATGCCGTCAGCTTCAGCCCGGTCAAAAAATTCAAGCTGCCATTCTGGCTGACCAATGGCCTCAGGATAACGGTGCTGGCCGGAATTATCCTGGCTGTTTTTGCCTGGAGACTGGATTGGGTCGGCCTGATAGATCCGTTCAAGGTGTTCAATCTTAAAATGGCGGATATCGGCCTGGGGGGGGTGCTTTTCATATCGCTGATGCTGATCCTGAGCCTGTTTTTCTACCGGCCCTGGTGCCAGCTGTTCTGCCCGTTCGGCCTGGCTGGGTGGGTGGTGGAACAGTTCAGCCTGTTATCCCCCCGGATAGACCGCCGGGAATGCATCAAGTGCCTTAACTGCGTCAGGGTATGTCCCACCCGGGCCATGGAGGGGATCTATGATGACCGGAAAATCCACGCCGACTGCTTCGCCTGCGGCCGGTGCATCGGTAATTGTCCGGTAAAGGCTATAAAATGGGACCGATCCAATAAAAAACAATAA
- a CDS encoding DUF559 domain-containing protein yields the protein MPTGLIRLQKVASDKLKLAKWMRSNMTLAEKCFWNGVKTDKFMGLHFRRQQIIHGFIADFYCEALNLVVEVDGGIHEQQKDYDQLRTKIINRYGIKVIRFSNEEVLNKSDWAMRKIKEYAET from the coding sequence ATGCCGACCGGACTTATTCGTTTACAAAAAGTAGCTTCCGACAAGCTTAAACTGGCCAAGTGGATGCGGAGTAACATGACCTTGGCCGAGAAATGTTTTTGGAATGGTGTTAAAACGGATAAGTTCATGGGCCTTCACTTCAGGAGACAACAGATCATACACGGCTTCATCGCTGACTTTTACTGTGAAGCACTCAATCTGGTGGTGGAAGTGGACGGAGGCATCCACGAACAGCAGAAGGACTATGATCAACTGCGGACAAAGATAATAAATCGGTATGGAATCAAGGTCATCCGCTTTAGCAATGAGGAAGTGCTTAATAAAAGTGATTGGGCGATGAGAAAAATAAAGGAATACGCGGAAACATGA
- a CDS encoding patatin-like phospholipase family protein: protein MNDKPKIGLALAGGVGYCLAHIGVLKALEEENVKVDVLSGTSGGALIGALYASGIGAGRLEVIAKNISWSQLMTPTMIFRNKGLVSSEPIEKLVEELIGKDRRFSELKLPLSVSTVDLISGDEVIFPNSPDDLIAPAVRASCSVPVVFAPVKIGQWLLSDGGIKDPLPVRPLKKYQPQLMIGVAFATGKYEPTNLFEIGVRSMMLANDKILEVYEQELDVLIKCQTGEISSWDLKTAVQLIDVGYEAARQNIDKLKGCCDNKKINLGQGAR, encoded by the coding sequence ATGAATGACAAACCGAAGATCGGCCTGGCTTTGGCCGGAGGGGTGGGATACTGCCTGGCCCATATCGGGGTGCTGAAGGCCCTGGAGGAGGAAAACGTCAAGGTCGACGTGCTATCCGGGACCTCGGGCGGGGCCCTGATCGGCGCCCTGTATGCCTCGGGGATAGGCGCCGGTCGGCTGGAGGTGATCGCCAAGAACATCTCCTGGAGCCAGCTGATGACCCCCACCATGATCTTCCGCAACAAGGGTCTGGTCTCCTCGGAGCCGATAGAGAAACTGGTGGAGGAGCTGATCGGCAAGGACCGCCGCTTCAGCGAGCTCAAGCTTCCCCTCTCGGTGTCCACCGTGGACCTGATCTCGGGGGACGAGGTGATATTCCCCAACAGCCCCGACGACCTGATCGCCCCGGCGGTGCGGGCCTCCTGCTCGGTGCCGGTGGTGTTCGCCCCGGTCAAGATAGGCCAGTGGCTGCTGTCGGACGGGGGGATCAAGGATCCCCTGCCGGTCAGGCCGCTGAAAAAGTACCAACCCCAGTTGATGATCGGGGTGGCCTTCGCCACCGGCAAGTACGAACCCACCAATCTCTTCGAGATCGGGGTCCGCTCCATGATGCTGGCCAACGACAAGATCCTGGAGGTCTACGAGCAGGAGCTGGATGTGCTGATAAAATGCCAGACCGGCGAGATATCCAGCTGGGACCTGAAGACCGCGGTCCAGCTGATCGATGTGGGCTACGAAGCCGCCCGGCAGAACATCGACAAGCTGAAGGGGTGCTGCGACAACAAGAAAATCAATTTGGGGCAGGGCGCAAGATGA
- a CDS encoding tetratricopeptide repeat protein: MKFIIIFITILLFANYGQAEKKTFIREYTYQASDYDSRLTCQAIALSEVKRLLLEEIGTYLVSGTTVQNGMVVSDDISVYTAGAVQTKIMDQRWNGQTYWLKAQIQADPDSVSTAVARLREDKAKTRELEALKTSSQKALAEIAKLNKALERASSDNSKFADQIKYLQSAQKLSAAQSAQQGLAALESGDATTALTAFTRSLEADPNDAISLVNRGIAYARLNDHKKAVPDYDRALKASAKDHRIYYNRGIAYYHLGEYAKALNDFNRSLLLKPDNSKAYFNRALTYEKMGNWKLAQSDYSKAIKLDPTDVQAYNNRGAVYLQQKIYAKAVSDFNKMIEIDPTFSDGYLNRAGVHAIRGDMESALADARKAAQLGSAEAKLLLERLGQ, encoded by the coding sequence ATGAAATTTATTATAATATTTATAACAATTCTTCTGTTTGCCAACTACGGTCAGGCTGAAAAGAAAACCTTCATCCGCGAATACACCTACCAGGCCAGCGATTATGACAGCCGGCTGACCTGCCAGGCCATAGCCCTGAGCGAGGTCAAACGCCTTCTGCTGGAGGAGATCGGCACCTACCTGGTCAGCGGGACCACGGTCCAGAACGGCATGGTGGTGTCGGATGACATCTCGGTCTATACCGCCGGGGCGGTGCAGACCAAGATCATGGACCAGAGATGGAACGGCCAGACCTACTGGCTGAAAGCGCAGATACAGGCCGATCCCGACAGCGTATCAACTGCGGTCGCCCGGCTGAGGGAGGACAAGGCCAAGACCAGGGAGCTGGAAGCCCTGAAGACCTCCTCCCAAAAAGCCCTGGCCGAGATAGCCAAGCTCAACAAGGCCTTGGAAAGGGCCAGCTCGGATAATTCCAAATTTGCCGACCAGATAAAATATCTGCAAAGCGCCCAGAAGCTGTCGGCCGCCCAGTCGGCCCAGCAGGGGCTGGCGGCCCTGGAATCGGGCGATGCCACCACGGCCCTGACCGCCTTCACCCGGTCGCTGGAGGCAGATCCCAACGACGCCATCTCATTGGTCAACCGCGGCATCGCCTATGCCCGCCTGAACGACCATAAAAAGGCCGTGCCTGATTATGACCGGGCGCTTAAAGCATCGGCCAAGGATCACAGGATATATTACAATCGCGGCATCGCCTACTATCATTTGGGTGAATACGCCAAGGCTTTGAATGACTTCAACCGCTCGCTGCTGCTGAAACCGGACAACAGCAAGGCCTATTTCAACCGGGCGTTGACTTATGAAAAAATGGGAAATTGGAAATTGGCTCAATCGGATTACAGCAAGGCAATAAAACTTGATCCAACTGACGTTCAGGCTTACAACAACCGGGGAGCGGTCTACCTGCAGCAAAAGATTTATGCCAAGGCCGTATCTGATTTCAATAAAATGATAGAAATAGACCCGACCTTCAGCGACGGCTACCTGAACCGGGCCGGGGTGCATGCCATCAGGGGGGACATGGAGTCGGCCCTGGCCGATGCCCGGAAGGCGGCCCAGCTGGGCAGCGCTGAGGCCAAACTTCTGCTGGAAAGATTGGGACAGTAA
- a CDS encoding AAA family ATPase — protein sequence MRISKIFIPNSKAHAVHLKEINLTKKPLGSTVALIGKNGAGKTRLLNFINTYIHNITTDEFLNGYITNIPKDIESADWHERIRSAVNTKHQIETQIFAEAQKFQLRESIRLNIEPNLEKLRTHGSKYIKVISNDDLVLIKEAIANGITFKKVLANKYKDKSNINDINEFSVFSSQSTIDYINEITLELVNDEFNLYLKHKEDPISIKQNIEVKESFRQFANIKRYVEIFLGKEFSYQSHKVGREISSVLHFDGVPFNINLLSPGQKSLFAYAILFFFLDNCMKTNIRDSIIILDEPEKHLHPEAQIRLISSLKDIVKESGQLWIATHSINILAHLECDEILMMKDNEVILPSLVTPGNSYNELMGIEEHINELRSFVNSTSEWAYGNFMMQCFRDPEVVFSNDTTDPEFKLFKQFITQESILEILDYGAGKGRMGYTIQEDCEVSIRVNYHAYLYEPVANDLEFIKKIPNIKGIYQDLKDVPDNYFDCVLLCNVLHEIVPDMWIENINQIKSKLKPNGYLVIIEDKCFRNGEKAHSFGYLILGSEQLKILFGVGDAIEFKMHDTKYRERILFNAYKKEQINPTKESLERAIKSLEEESFNNIETMRNATQEIRGSQYANQTQLYINSKLFLKTFNNIKQT from the coding sequence ATGAGAATATCAAAAATATTTATACCGAACAGTAAAGCACACGCAGTGCATCTAAAAGAAATTAATTTAACCAAAAAGCCACTGGGTTCAACTGTTGCGTTAATAGGTAAGAATGGCGCTGGGAAAACAAGATTATTGAATTTTATTAATACTTATATCCATAATATTACGACAGATGAATTTCTTAATGGTTATATTACAAATATACCAAAAGATATTGAGAGCGCAGATTGGCATGAGAGAATCAGATCAGCAGTTAATACCAAGCATCAAATTGAAACACAGATATTTGCTGAAGCACAGAAATTTCAATTGAGGGAATCGATTCGACTAAATATTGAACCAAATTTAGAAAAATTGAGAACCCATGGTAGTAAATATATTAAAGTTATTAGCAATGATGATTTGGTTTTAATTAAAGAAGCCATAGCTAATGGTATAACATTTAAAAAAGTTTTAGCAAATAAGTATAAAGATAAATCTAATATAAATGATATAAACGAATTTTCAGTATTTAGTAGTCAAAGCACCATTGATTACATCAATGAAATTACTTTAGAACTAGTTAATGATGAATTTAATCTTTATTTAAAGCATAAAGAAGATCCAATTAGTATTAAACAAAATATTGAGGTGAAAGAATCATTTAGGCAATTTGCAAATATTAAACGATACGTTGAAATATTTTTGGGCAAAGAATTTAGTTATCAATCTCACAAGGTAGGAAGGGAGATAAGTAGTGTTCTCCATTTTGATGGAGTTCCTTTTAATATAAACCTTTTATCGCCCGGTCAAAAGTCACTGTTTGCTTATGCGATTTTATTTTTCTTTTTAGATAATTGTATGAAAACAAATATAAGGGATAGTATAATAATACTTGATGAGCCTGAAAAACATTTACATCCAGAGGCCCAAATAAGATTGATTTCATCTTTAAAAGACATTGTTAAAGAGTCCGGGCAGTTGTGGATTGCTACACATTCAATAAATATACTTGCACATCTCGAGTGCGATGAGATATTAATGATGAAGGATAATGAGGTTATATTGCCATCCCTGGTAACCCCCGGTAATTCTTATAACGAACTAATGGGTATAGAGGAACATATAAACGAATTGCGATCTTTTGTTAACTCAACTTCAGAATGGGCATATGGTAATTTTATGATGCAATGCTTTAGGGATCCTGAAGTTGTTTTTAGCAATGATACAACAGATCCGGAATTCAAATTATTTAAACAATTTATAACGCAAGAATCGATTTTAGAGATATTAGACTATGGGGCTGGCAAAGGAAGAATGGGGTACACGATCCAAGAAGATTGTGAGGTAAGTATAAGAGTAAATTATCACGCATATCTTTATGAACCAGTAGCAAATGATCTGGAATTTATAAAAAAAATACCAAATATAAAAGGTATTTATCAAGATTTAAAGGATGTTCCGGATAATTATTTTGATTGTGTTCTATTATGCAATGTATTGCATGAAATTGTCCCAGATATGTGGATTGAAAATATAAATCAAATTAAAAGTAAATTAAAGCCCAATGGTTATTTGGTTATTATCGAAGATAAATGCTTCAGAAATGGTGAAAAGGCTCATTCTTTTGGTTATTTAATTTTAGGATCAGAACAATTAAAAATATTATTTGGTGTTGGAGATGCGATTGAATTTAAAATGCATGACACAAAGTATCGTGAAAGGATATTATTTAATGCTTATAAAAAAGAACAAATAAATCCAACCAAAGAAAGTCTTGAGCGCGCAATTAAGTCGCTTGAAGAAGAATCATTTAATAATATTGAAACCATGAGGAATGCGACACAAGAAATTAGAGGCAGCCAATATGCAAATCAGACACAATTATATATCAACTCTAAATTATTTCTAAAGACATTCAATAATATAAAACAAACATAA
- the era gene encoding GTPase Era, producing the protein MKTGYVAIAGRPNVGKSTLLNKFLGVKLSAVSRRPQTTRQRVLGIDNGEGYQIIFLDTPGLLDPGYALQEKMLRIAHRSIEEADLLLFMTDAKAGISPEDAVFLGKNKKGRVIGVLNKIDLLEKEGVLKAIEQFHRLTAIEEIYPIAALKGFGIDELRLGILDKLPEGPAFYGQDSLTDQPEKFFVSEIIREKIFELCGAEVPYATAVVIEQFKEQPGRKDVISATIWVEKESQKPILIGQGGHKMKAIGSSARRDIEKFLDRPVFLELFVKVKEKWRSRESDLRDLGLG; encoded by the coding sequence ATGAAGACAGGCTATGTGGCCATCGCCGGCCGGCCCAACGTGGGCAAATCCACCCTGCTGAACAAATTTCTGGGGGTGAAGCTTTCGGCCGTCAGCCGCCGGCCCCAGACCACCAGGCAGCGGGTGCTGGGGATAGACAACGGCGAAGGTTATCAGATAATCTTCCTGGACACCCCGGGTCTGCTGGATCCCGGCTACGCCTTGCAGGAGAAAATGCTGAGGATCGCCCACCGCTCCATAGAGGAGGCCGACCTGCTGCTGTTCATGACCGACGCCAAGGCCGGGATCTCCCCCGAGGATGCGGTCTTTCTGGGAAAAAACAAGAAGGGCAGGGTGATCGGGGTCCTGAACAAGATCGACCTGCTGGAAAAGGAGGGGGTGCTGAAAGCCATAGAACAATTTCACCGTCTGACAGCCATTGAAGAAATATACCCCATTGCGGCCCTGAAAGGATTCGGCATTGACGAACTGCGCCTGGGCATCCTGGACAAACTGCCGGAGGGCCCGGCCTTCTACGGCCAGGATTCCCTGACCGACCAGCCGGAGAAATTCTTTGTATCGGAGATCATCCGGGAGAAGATCTTCGAGCTGTGCGGGGCCGAGGTGCCCTATGCCACGGCGGTGGTCATCGAGCAGTTCAAGGAGCAGCCCGGCCGCAAGGATGTGATCTCGGCCACCATCTGGGTGGAGAAGGAGTCGCAGAAGCCCATCCTGATCGGCCAGGGCGGCCACAAGATGAAGGCCATCGGCTCGTCGGCCCGGCGGGACATAGAGAAGTTTTTGGACCGGCCGGTGTTCCTGGAGCTGTTCGTCAAGGTCAAGGAGAAATGGCGTTCCCGGGAGAGCGATCTGAGGGACCTGGGGCTGGGATAA